A stretch of the Cheilinus undulatus linkage group 11, ASM1832078v1, whole genome shotgun sequence genome encodes the following:
- the map3k12 gene encoding mitogen-activated protein kinase kinase kinase 12 → MSGTCIHEPRAPSPSLSGFSTPISEPPYRRLDGDTPACTPETDLTPTQCVLRNVLSIDTGGQPAPGGSSPTPSDGPSAHFDNSVLKLHEHEACQCGGAEAGHSPEAGAVRSQSDNIRLQSGSGGFLEGLFGCLKPVWTMIGKAYSTEHKHNNEESWEVPFEEISDLQWVGSGAQGAVFLGKFHGEEVAVKKVRDIKETEIKHLRKLKHPNIITFKGVCTQAPCYCILMEYCAQGQLYEVLRAGRKITPSLLVDWSMGIAGGMNYLHLHKIIHRDLKSPNMLITHDDLVKISDFGTSKELSDKSTKMSFAGTVAWMAPEVIRNEPVSEKVDIWSFGVVLWEMLTGEIPYKDVDSSAIIWGVGNNSLQLPVPESCPDGFKILLRQCWNCKPRNRPSFRQILLHLDIASADVLSTPQETYFKSQAEWREEVKQHFEKIKSEGTCLHRLDEELINRRREELRHALDIREHYERKLERANNLYMELSAVMLQLELKEKELQRREQSLDKKYPGLFKHHSSRQSSSSNTMDKLIKKRNVPQKLPSGKRPDILKSEVIIPKMDSSVMQVTIPSCPNRSSTSPSRSRRVKTRHRKPGKGSSGDLAGLKATQSSPNRDSAAQANSSTNNTSKQLLEPSAALRGLSHEQQQRQLSSSSPDLICTTLEAEGQGKGESSVGGLERGGSLSASAGLGGSEAGAAGLDDLTETPPRSDTPSEDAASFPFSSSPDSPCGRGAAAGRGSLGSPRLPHDGDDKDDGAGTVRLPRGASGGIGSQHLTPSAILYRAAITRKQRRGVSSEEEEGEVDSEVELPRRRRPTSITKCQSVSTFSSENLSVSDGEEGHTTDHSHSGTPDVVSTNTDDRLDDRSDDLLSQGSEIPADNTDPAQASDGLSERDGVLGQAKAQMDAGQNPNESRALCDDSDCDSAELDQSGSGEPSRPPSAGAWVSPSQPYQGSPQAPHTGPP, encoded by the exons ATGAGTGGGACCTGTATCCATGAGCCCCGCGCCCCTTCCCCCTCCCTGTCAGGCTTCAGCACTCCCATCTCAGAGCCCCCCTATCGAAGACTTGATGGAGACACTCCTGCGTGCACCCCCGAAACAGACCTGACCCCTACACAGTGTGTCCTTCGTAACGTACTGTCCATTGACACAGGTGGGCAGCCGGCGCCAGGCGGCAGCAGCCCCACTCCCAGCGATGGACCCTCAGCCCATTTTGACAACAGCGTGCTAAAACTACATGAACATGAGGCCTGCCAGTGCGGCGGGGCCGAGGCCGGGCACAGTCCGGAGGCCGGTGCTGTCCGCAGCCAGTCGGACAACATTCGGCTACAATCAGGAAGTGGAGGTTTTTTGGAGGGACTGTTTGGCTGCCTAAAACCAGTCTGGACCATGATTGGGAAGGCCTACTCCACAGAACACAAACATAATAATGAAG AGTCCTGGGAGGTGCCCTTTGAAGAAATCTCTGACCTGCAGTGGGTGGGCAGCGGGGCGCAGGGTGCTGTCTTCCTTGGCAAGTTCCACGGAGAAGAGGTGGCGGTGAAAAAAGTGCGGGACATCAAAGAGACAGAGATCAAACACCTCCGCAAACTCAAGCACCCCAACATTATCACTTTCAA GGGCGTGTGCACCCAGGCTCCTTGCTACTGTATCCTGATGGAGTACTGTGCCCAGGGACAGCTGTATGAGGTGCTGAGGGCGGGCCGTAAAATCACCCCCTCCCTCTTGGTTGACTGGTCCATGGGTATTGCTGGTGGGATGAACTACCTGCACCTCCACAAAATCATCCACAGAGACCTCAAGTCCCCAAA CATGCTGATTACACATGACGACCTGGTAAAGATCTCTGACTTCGGCACCTCAAAAGAGCTCAGTGACAAAAGTACAAAGATGTCATTTGCCGGCACCGTAGCTTGGATGGCTCCTGAAGTTATCCGAAATGAGCCAGTGTCAGAAAAAGTGGACATCTG GTCATTTGGAGTGGTTCTTTGGGAAATGCTAACTGGAGAGATCCCTTACAAAGATGTGGACTCATCTGCAATTATCTGGGGCGTGGGAAACAACAGTCTCCAGCTGCCCGTACCTGAGAGCTGCCCCGATGGCTTCAAGATCCTCCTCAGACAATGCTG GAACTGTAAGCCAAGGAATAGACCGTCTTTCCGACAGATCCTTCTACACCTGGATATAGCATCAGCTGATGTTCTGTCCACTCCACAGGAGACCTATTTCAAGTCTCAG GCTGAATGGCGAGAAGAGGTGAAACAGCACTTTGAGAAGATTAAATCTGAGGGTACTTGTCTCCACCGACTCGATGAGGAACTCATAAACCGGCGCAGAGAGGAGCtcag gCATGCTCTGGACATCCGCGAGCACTATGAGAGGAAACTGGAGAGGGCTAACAATCTTTACATGGAGCTCAGTGCCGTCATGCTGCAGCTGGAGCTCAAAGAGAAAGAGCTGCAGAG GAGAGAGCAGTCTTTGGATAAAAAGTATCCTGGTTTGTTTAAGCACCACAGCTCCAGACAGAGCAGCTCCTCCAACACCATGGACAAGCTTATCAAGAAGAGAAATGTCCCACAGAAACTGCCCTCAGGAAAGAG GCCTGACATCCTCAAGTCTGAGGTAATCATCCCCAAAATGGACTCCTCCGTGATGCAAGTCACTATCCCATCCTGCCCCAACAGGAGCTCCACTTCTCCCAGCCGCTCTCGGAGGGTAAAGACACGTCACCGCAAGCCTGGGAAGGGCAGCAGTGGAGACCTGGCTGGACTAAAGGCGACTCAGTCGTCCCCTAACAGGGACTCAGCTGCGCAGGCTAACAGTTCAACCAACAACACCTCCAAGCAGCTCCTGGAGCCATCAGCGGCCCTGCGAGGCCTCAGCCACGAGCAGCAGCAAAGACAGCTCTCCTCCTCCAGCCCTGACCTCATCTGCACCACGCTGGAGGCCGAGGGACAGGGAAAAGGGGAAAGCTCTGTGGGCGGGCTGGAGAGAGGTGGGAGTCTCAGTGCTTCTGCAGGGTTAGGGGGGTCGGAGGCAGGGGCAGCTGGGCTGGATGATCTCACTGAAACTCCCCCACGTAGTGACACGCCAAGCGAGGATGCTGCGTCGTTTCCTTTCTCCAGCAGCCCAGACTCACCATGCGGGAGGGGGGCAGCTGCAGGGAGGGGGTCTTTGGGATCTCCACGTTTGCCTCACGACGGGGACGACAAAGACGATGGAGCAGGCACTGTGAGGCTGCCCAGGGGGGCATCAGGGGGGATTGGGAGCCAGCACCTCACACCTTCAGCCATTCTGTACAGAGCAGCTATCACACGCAAACAG AGGCGTGGAGTGTcatcagaagaggaggagggagaagtTGACAGTGAAGTTGAGTTACCACGGAGACG ACGTCCGACCAGCATCACAAAGTGTCAGTCGGTGTCCACCTTTAGCTCAGAGAATCTTTCAGTATCAGACGGTGAGGAGGGGCACACCACCGACCACTCTCACAGCGGCACCCCCGACGTGGTCAGCACCAACACGGACGACAGGCTGGACGACCGCAGCGACGACCTCCTCTCACAAGGGTCCGAGATCCCAGCGGACAACACAGATCCAGCGCAGGCTTCTGATGGCCTGTCGGAGCGAGACGGAGTGTTGGGGCAGGCCAAAGCTCAGATGGACGCTGGGCAGAATCCTAATGAG